One genomic region from Meriones unguiculatus strain TT.TT164.6M chromosome 13 unlocalized genomic scaffold, Bangor_MerUng_6.1 Chr13_unordered_Scaffold_117, whole genome shotgun sequence encodes:
- the LOC132650576 gene encoding pro-adrenomedullin-like, whose amino-acid sequence MKLVSIILIFLGSLAFLDVDTAQPDASSQWELAWNKWVLSSGKRELQASSTNSSGLTGEEIVLNSTLVPLQDKESTSKSPQASTPSIAHIGFKHYRPMMNPGSPSSPCRLGTCILQKLAQRIYQLTDKSKDAVAPQNKISPQGYGRRHWRSLPEVLQAQTVVSSQEQTQATAASGDGWQQ is encoded by the exons atgaagctggtttccatcaTCCTGATATTCCTGGGTTCACTTGCCTTCCTAGATGTGGACACTGCACAGCCAGATGCATCCTCGCA atgggagctggcCTGG AATAAGTGGGTGCTAAGTAGTGGCAAGAGGGAACTGCAGGCATCCAGCACCAATTCCTCGGGACTCACTGGTGAGGAGATAGTTCTTAACTCGACTCTTGTTCCGCTCCAGGACAAGGAGAGCACATCGAAATCCCCACAAGCCAG CACTCCCAGCATAGCCCATATTGGATTCAAACACTACCGCCCTATGATGAACCctggctctcctagctctccatGCCGCTTAGGGACGTGCATACTGCAGAAATTGGCCCAACGGATCTACCAGTTGACAGACAAAAGTAAAGACGCTGTGGCCCCCCAAAACAAGATCAGCCCTCAAGGCTATGGCCGCCGGCACTGGCGTTCCCTGCCAGAGGTCCTCCAGGCCCAGACTGTGGTgtcctcccaagagcagacacaggcaaCAGCAGCCTCCGGGGATGGGTGGCAGCAATGA